gtacaAAGGATATTAATTATCAGATGCATGTGTTACAAATATGGATTATATTCATATTGACAGTAGCAGAATATGTTAAATGTGGTGATAATCCGAATAACACACATGGTACTATAGAAAATGATagtgatgaagaagatgataaCTTTGATGTAACTGAACCATCTAACGATGTTATTCCACAACCTTCTAGTGAAGTAagtgaagaagaagaaattCAATTACAATTATCAGAACCTGAAGAACAACCATATCCTTTAGGACCACCACAACCCACACATCAACCTTTTATTATAGAAGAAGAACAAGCAGAACCTCTCGATTTATCAACACAACCACAACCAATACAGCTACAACCAGTACAACCAATACAGCCacaacaaatttatccGCAACCAATACATCCTGCACATCCCCCTCAGCCAATACAGCCACCATTACCATTACAACCACAATTTCCTCAACAATTACAACCTGGTTTTCCAATTAGACCAATAGCACTTTATCCAAGGCCACCAATACAACCAATTCAACCACCACTACCATTACAACCTGGTCACCCTGCTCGACCAATACCACGATATCCACAAGTTTCTGGATATTCACCATATCATCCCTATGCAAGGCCGCCATCACCAGTACAACCAATACCTCCACCGTCAACTCATTATGTACCACCGACTCAGCCTCAGCCTCAGCCTCAAGTGCCACAACCACAGTATCAGTATTACGGACCGCCAACACATTATATACCTCCAACTCAGCCAGTACAACCAACACCTGCAGAACCAACACATTATATACCTCCAAGACAACCAGCACCTCAATTTCAACAACCagtacaatattatatacctccACCTCAGCCAATGTCTCGTCCTCCAACATATTATGTACCTCCACCAATGCAACCAGCACCGGCGGCTCCTAGTCAACCTACTGATACTCAAGAAAAGGTAACCACAAAAAGAATAGTTAAAAAGTGTaagataattaattttatgaagAAGGATTCTGGAGGTAAATTGATTCCAATGACAAGAAAAGACTACATAAGAATATATAAGGATTCAGCAAAagcaaaatttaaactatcTGCAAATCTTGAGAGGGTACTTTGTGACGGTGAGCTGGCTTATGAACATACACCTGGAAAGCCTTATCcttcattattaattgaaAATAGGCGATTGATGGAATTTATCGTTAGATGTGGcgataaattaattaaagtTAAGCATCATGATAATATATGGAAAAGATTTGAATATAATGTTCCACTTTATTTTGAAGTTTTCACTAAAGATGGAGAAGGAAACGACGTTATAATACCTAAGGAATTTTTAGAAGTTGATTTCGGTTACTATCgatcttttaaatttttatttatagaAGGTACTAAATGTCATAAGATTAtggttgaaaataaattcttTTGGGAAAAAGGTGATGATGAAGATTTTCCAGTTGGATTTGCTATTACCACTAAATCcaaaattgtaatatttttcGAAAAAAGAACTGCtgtatatacaaaattaaaagattgttataaattgttatacaGCAAACCAAGAAGAAACTCTAAATATGAGTAATATTAcacttttaataaaatcaagtaatgtaacatttataatatattttaataacaaaCATACAATTGTAccaatattttattattaataactatatattataaatagtatactataaaaGTTTTAAATCAGAAACTCAACCACTGATTGTGAACCTCTTTTCCTTCATATTTTGTTCACTCATTCCACTTTCATTTCATCAactaaacaatattatttaaccaCTCATTTACACTTTCTAATCTCTTTAAACTTTATTACAACTTGTTATTCACCAGTTTTTTACTTTAGATCTGAGTTTTACTCTTAGTGGATTAGTTACAAATTCTGCTATGCCATATATACTTCCATGTATATACACTCTGTATATTATAGCCGGTATGTATAACATAGCCAGTGATAATGACATTCCAGTGTATATTGCCTATTTAAGGATTTGTTTATACATCAGAAAGATTAGCATAGTTAGTTACTGGGACTTGGAATATCAGTTTCAGGGACTGTGTCGACCTGGTCCTACCAACTTTTGAGCCTCGACTGGCCAATTGGGTATATGGATTTTTAGTCAATTTTAGACACATTAACGTTAATTTGGATTCCATTCCCCATTTGAAAACTTAGTTACACACatcatttaatttctttCACACACATTTGTAATatgtttatatattaactttaaactatataatagtgtttttacttaaatttaagactaatatttcacaatttaacacattcaAATCGTCACACACATGAATAAAACATCGAAACATTCCAAAATCATATAAAACAGAATTAACATGTTGTCAGGATACTACTTAGGTCATGTACTGATGTTAACTAATGTTATTCCTTTGTCCATCAGTTACTTCATCCATCTATTGGTACCAATGAGTAATTGTTTGAGGAATAACTCAACTCAatttggtatttttaattcgAATCATAAGTCAGTTGTTGATTTAGAGGTTCAAGTAAGTAGTTAAGAACCATAATTGACAGACTCCTAAGGGCACTAATCTAGAACACATACAAGTAATGACCAATACCTACCAACGAAACCACCTAACTAAGGTAATAGGTCAAACCAAACCAACTACCAAATGAC
Above is a window of Theileria parva strain Muguga chromosome 2, complete sequence, whole genome shotgun sequence DNA encoding:
- a CDS encoding putative integral membrane protein, with protein sequence MLSGYYLGHVLMLTNVIPLSISYFIHLLVPMSNCLRNNSTQFGIFNSNHKSVVDLEVQVSS